A window of the Macaca nemestrina isolate mMacNem1 chromosome X, mMacNem.hap1, whole genome shotgun sequence genome harbors these coding sequences:
- the LOC105464033 gene encoding sperm acrosome-associated protein 5, whose amino-acid sequence MQAWGTVVVTLATLMVVTVDAKIYERCELAARLERAGLNGYKGYGIGDWLCMAHYESGFDTAFVDHNPDGSSEYGIFQLNSAWWCDNGITPTKNLCHMDCHDLLNRHILDDIMCAKQIVSSQNGLSAWTSWRRHCSGHDLSEWLKGCDMNVKIDPKIHP is encoded by the exons ATGCAGGCCTGGGGCACTGTGGTAGTGACCTTGGCCACACTGATGGTTGTCACTGTGGATGCCAAGATCTATGAACGCTGCGAGCTGGCGGCAAGACTGGAGAGAGCAGGGCTGAACGGCTACAAGGGCTACGGCATTGGAGACT ggCTGTGCATGGCTCATTATGAGAGTGGCTTTGACACCGCCTTCGTGGACCACAATCCTGATGGCAGCAGTGAATATGGCATTTTCCAACTGAATTCTGCCTGGTGGTGTGACAATGGCATTACACCCACCAAGAACCTCTGCCACATGGATTGTCATG ACCTGCTCAATCGCCATATTCTGGATGACATCATGTGTGCCAAGCAGATTGTGTCCTCACAGAATGGGCTGTCTGCCTG GACTTCTTGGAGGCGGCACTGTTCTGGCCATGATTTATCTGAATGGCTCAAGGGGTGTGATATGAACGTGAAAATTGATCCGAAAATTCATCCATGA